The following are encoded together in the Thermococcus sibiricus MM 739 genome:
- a CDS encoding type II toxin-antitoxin system VapC family toxin translates to MLIIDAAIFIQSIDVEGITTPKVIEEVKDPESRLLLESLISAGKVRVMVPSKDSIEKVKEKAIETGELGELSDADIEVLALAYELRGELFTDDYNLQNIAALLGLKFRTLKRGIKKVIKWRYVCVGCGKKFETQPLDNICPDCGSKVRLLPKKKRKRRQRS, encoded by the coding sequence ATGTTGATTATAGATGCAGCCATATTTATCCAAAGCATTGATGTGGAGGGCATTACAACCCCAAAAGTAATTGAGGAGGTTAAAGACCCAGAATCGAGGCTTTTACTGGAAAGTCTCATTAGTGCGGGCAAAGTTAGAGTCATGGTGCCCTCAAAGGATAGCATTGAAAAAGTTAAAGAAAAAGCTATTGAAACTGGTGAACTTGGAGAATTAAGTGATGCTGATATTGAAGTACTGGCTCTAGCCTATGAGCTTAGAGGAGAACTTTTTACTGATGATTACAACCTCCAAAATATTGCTGCTCTTCTGGGTCTAAAGTTCAGAACATTGAAAAGGGGAATAAAGAAAGTGATAAAATGGCGTTATGTCTGTGTAGGGTGTGGGAAGAAGTTTGAAACTCAGCCTTTGGATAATATCTGTCCCGATTGTGGAAGCAAAGTTAGATTGCTCCCCAAAAAGAAGAGAAAAAGGCGTCAGCGCTCATAG
- a CDS encoding HAD family hydrolase, which yields MEIPNYGRIIAKTVIFDLNGTLGVEGKVRKNIKELLRKLSEKYEIVVLSSDTFGTLKDEFNELDVKIELVKDGNEKLQKALKYEPYIGVGNGNNDVRMLENAELAICVIGEEGASVEALLASDVMVKDVKDAINLLLNEKRLIATLRG from the coding sequence ATGGAGATCCCGAACTATGGGAGGATAATAGCAAAGACAGTTATATTTGATTTGAATGGAACTCTGGGAGTTGAGGGAAAGGTAAGAAAGAACATTAAAGAACTTTTGAGAAAACTTAGTGAAAAATATGAAATCGTTGTATTAAGTTCCGATACATTCGGAACATTGAAAGATGAATTCAATGAACTTGATGTAAAGATAGAACTGGTAAAAGATGGCAACGAAAAGCTTCAAAAGGCCCTTAAATATGAGCCTTACATTGGTGTAGGCAATGGAAACAACGACGTTAGAATGCTTGAAAACGCTGAACTTGCTATTTGTGTAATAGGAGAAGAGGGAGCAAGTGTTGAGGCTTTGCTGGCGAGTGATGTGATGGTTAAGGATGTTAAAGATGCCATTAATCTGCTGCTGAACGAAAAACGACTAATAGCAACGCTTAGAGGTTAA
- a CDS encoding AAA family ATPase produces MGALPMLFDPRPKEKREDIFDREQEIEMIKNSAKEYPITLILGIRRVGKSSLLKVVLNELKSGIYIDVRKLHFDSGGWITNESLLKAFENGLNSLSHPIKREVFQYLKRVKGVSIAGLQLNFEPEVSLSEILEALNKRSRIIIAFDEAQYLRFYGRRGGKEFLTLVAYAYDNLPNISFIFTGSEIGLLHDLIGVSDYESPLYGRIYNEITISPFSKELSIEFLRQGFVEAGIKIREEEIEHAAELLGGIPGWLVEFGYNYIKTKSFENAIKGVIRKAEKFLEGELRELEKRSPRYILVLRAISMGFDRWALIKEFLESRSGKIPNSRLAAILEGLQKMSWINAEYRDGGKRYKIIDPVIERVIKERFNL; encoded by the coding sequence ATGGGGGCATTACCTATGCTGTTTGATCCAAGACCAAAGGAAAAGAGGGAAGACATATTCGATAGGGAACAAGAGATAGAAATGATAAAGAATTCTGCTAAGGAATATCCGATTACCCTTATTCTGGGAATAAGGCGGGTAGGAAAATCCTCTTTACTCAAAGTTGTGTTGAATGAATTGAAAAGCGGTATATACATAGATGTGAGGAAGCTTCATTTTGATTCCGGAGGATGGATAACAAATGAGTCTCTGCTGAAGGCCTTTGAAAATGGATTAAACTCTCTCAGTCATCCCATAAAAAGGGAAGTCTTTCAGTACCTGAAAAGAGTGAAGGGAGTATCAATTGCAGGACTTCAATTAAACTTTGAACCTGAAGTCTCACTCTCAGAAATTTTGGAGGCATTAAATAAGCGCAGTAGGATTATCATAGCCTTTGATGAGGCCCAGTATTTGAGGTTCTATGGACGGAGAGGAGGAAAAGAGTTCTTAACCCTTGTGGCCTACGCATATGATAATCTGCCAAATATAAGTTTTATCTTTACAGGTTCTGAAATAGGGCTTTTGCATGATCTTATTGGCGTTTCAGATTATGAATCTCCCCTATACGGCAGGATATACAATGAGATTACCATCTCTCCTTTTTCCAAGGAACTCTCAATTGAATTCTTGAGACAAGGATTCGTTGAAGCAGGGATAAAAATACGAGAGGAAGAAATAGAACACGCTGCAGAACTTTTGGGTGGAATTCCAGGATGGTTAGTAGAGTTTGGGTACAATTACATAAAAACGAAAAGTTTTGAAAATGCCATAAAAGGGGTAATAAGAAAAGCAGAAAAATTCCTCGAAGGTGAGTTAAGAGAACTTGAAAAGCGGAGTCCTAGGTATATCTTGGTGTTAAGAGCTATTTCAATGGGATTTGATAGATGGGCACTCATAAAAGAATTTTTGGAATCTAGGAGTGGCAAAATACCAAATTCGCGATTGGCTGCCATCTTAGAGGGTCTTCAAAAGATGAGTTGGATTAATGCAGAATATAGAGATGGGGGGAAGAGATATAAAATAATTGATCCAGTTATTGAGAGGGTTATTAAAGAGCGTTTTAACCTCTAA
- a CDS encoding flavoprotein: protein MVAALRIAWGFSGAGHLLLESVDVLEHLKDHHEVKVFLSSAGEEVARIYGVLERIGNFPLVRESKQGHAFPSCGSFNLGKFDVFVISPATSNTVAKIRLGIADSLLSCCASQALKSKVPLIMVPTDSKPVVETKAPNGKVFKIYPRKVDLEHIRALKEEGVVILEHPYEVENILERFL, encoded by the coding sequence ATGGTGGCAGCGTTGAGAATTGCGTGGGGGTTCAGTGGTGCAGGACATTTGCTCCTGGAAAGTGTCGATGTACTGGAACACTTAAAGGATCACCATGAGGTTAAGGTGTTCCTTTCTTCAGCGGGTGAAGAAGTAGCCAGGATTTATGGGGTTCTTGAAAGAATAGGTAATTTTCCCCTTGTAAGGGAGTCGAAACAAGGACATGCATTTCCATCATGTGGTTCTTTCAATTTAGGTAAGTTTGACGTTTTTGTAATCTCTCCAGCGACATCTAATACGGTGGCCAAAATAAGACTTGGAATTGCGGATTCTCTTCTTTCATGCTGTGCTTCGCAGGCCTTAAAAAGCAAAGTTCCTTTGATAATGGTTCCTACAGATTCAAAACCTGTTGTCGAGACAAAGGCACCTAATGGTAAGGTTTTCAAAATATATCCGAGGAAAGTGGATCTTGAGCATATTAGGGCCTTGAAAGAGGAAGGAGTGGTAATATTAGAGCATCCCTACGAAGTAGAGAATATTTTGGAACGATTTCTGTGA